The genomic segment TGAAAATATGCCGATAAGGCGTGGGGATCAATACCGGGAATAGTGAGTACCGATCCCAAGCGAAATACGATCAAAATTCCAACCGTAAACAAAATGCGGTCGCGTAATTCTTTTATCCGAAATACATTTACAAGTGCATTGTTAGCCATGTATGAAGCCCGCCTGCTTAGCCGTTCTGTTTAACGACTGTCCCGCCGGCTTTTTCAATCTTTGCCTGCGCCTGTGCGGAAACTTTATCTACATCAACCGTCAACTTTTTGGTAAGATCGCCGGAAGCGAGAACTTTTACCAAAGCCGTTTGCTTTTTCAGCAGCCCCTTTGCTTTCAGCGTTTCTTTATTAACGGTTTCCCCATCGGAATATTTTTCATCGATCATAAATAAATTTACAACCGAATATGTTTCCTTAAAGGGATAGTTAGAAAAGCCTTTTTTCGCAACGCGGCGATACAACGGCATTTGTCCGCCTTCAAAACCGATATAGGTTTTGCCGCCGGATCGTGCATTCTGGCCTTTGTTTCCCTTACCTGATGTCGTTCCCCGACCGGATGAAGAACCGCGGCCTACAATGCGCTTTTTCTTATTTGCCCCTTTCGGCGCATTCAATATAAAATCAGACATTAATCAAGCTCCTCTGTTTCAACTAAGTGAGAAACCGCCCGTACCATACCTAAGATGGCGGGAGAAGCGGAGTGCTCAACTACGGAATGCAATTTTCCAAGCCCTAAGGAACGAACGGTTGCGCGAACCGGCTTTTTTTGTCCAATGGTGCTTTTAACTAACGTAATCCGAATTTTCTTTGCCATAGTTTACCCCCAGACATCCGTAATAGACTTTCCGCGGTTCTTAGCAATCGTTTTAGCATCCATTAATTCCGATGCAGCCTCGAAGGTTGCCCGCACGACATTTACTGCGGAGTTTGACCCCAAGGATTTTGAAAGAACATTCGCTGCTCCAGCTGCTTCCATAATCGCACGAATAGTACCGCCTGCGATAATTCCCGTACCGGAACGAGCAGGACGAAGCAATACCGAAGAACCCTTGAACTTAGCCTGCACTTCATGCGGAATGGTGCCATTCTTCAGCGGAATATAAATCATATTAGCTTTTGCTTTTTCAATGCTCTTCTTAATGGCTTGGCTTACATCATTCGCCTTGCCGAAACCATATCCCACATGTCCATTCTGATCACCAACAACCGTTAACGCGGAAAAAGAGAAACGGCGGCCGCCCTTTACAACCTTTGCAGTCCGGTTTAACTTAACCAGCTTTTCTACCAGTTCCTTCTCGCGATGCGAACTGTCTCTGTTAAAATCTTTCTGACGATCCATATCCGCTCCTAGAAATTTATTCCCGCTTTCCGGGCGCCGTCTGCAACTGCCTGCACCACACCGTGATACAGATAACCGTTCCGATCAAAAACAACCGTAGTAATATTTTTTTCCTTGAGACGCCGACCGAGTTCTTCTCCGATCTTTGCTCCTGATTCAGTGTTTGCCTTCAACGGCTTAAAATCTTTTTCAAGCGTTGAAACTGAAGCGAT from the Treponema medium genome contains:
- the rplO gene encoding 50S ribosomal protein L15, with amino-acid sequence MSDFILNAPKGANKKKRIVGRGSSSGRGTTSGKGNKGQNARSGGKTYIGFEGGQMPLYRRVAKKGFSNYPFKETYSVVNLFMIDEKYSDGETVNKETLKAKGLLKKQTALVKVLASGDLTKKLTVDVDKVSAQAQAKIEKAGGTVVKQNG
- the rpmD gene encoding 50S ribosomal protein L30, translated to MAKKIRITLVKSTIGQKKPVRATVRSLGLGKLHSVVEHSASPAILGMVRAVSHLVETEELD
- the rpsE gene encoding 30S ribosomal protein S5, with the translated sequence MDRQKDFNRDSSHREKELVEKLVKLNRTAKVVKGGRRFSFSALTVVGDQNGHVGYGFGKANDVSQAIKKSIEKAKANMIYIPLKNGTIPHEVQAKFKGSSVLLRPARSGTGIIAGGTIRAIMEAAGAANVLSKSLGSNSAVNVVRATFEAASELMDAKTIAKNRGKSITDVWG
- the rplR gene encoding 50S ribosomal protein L18, whose amino-acid sequence is MFKKRIEKDRKRFKRKVHIRKRIYGTAERPRMTVFRSNKNISVQVIDDDARITIASVSTLEKDFKPLKANTESGAKIGEELGRRLKEKNITTVVFDRNGYLYHGVVQAVADGARKAGINF